One genomic window of Sphingopyxis sp. OPL5 includes the following:
- a CDS encoding Y-family DNA polymerase, whose protein sequence is MTNKSSGRMPAKRRYLALFFPWLPAERLCRTAPRPPDAPLVFAEKIRGALRLASVDRAAQAAGLTPGMPLADARARVPELLVVAHDPVADAAWLDRLALGCNRYTPLVAIDAPDGLILDIAGAEHLLGGEAELIDDVEMRLGRLGMSVRIALGPTADAARALARYQTRPAPDEAQAVRRLPVAALELEAEATTALVRAGLKTIGDLASRPMANIAARFGAEAASALRRILGDAPSPLDPRIAPPPVATERRFAEPLGSSAHATRVLAELVGEAMGELGERGKGGRHFRATFFRSDGLARGIEIETGHPTRDTALVMRLFAERMDSLADPLDPGFGFDMIRLAVPRLEALGATQLKLEGGAVRDAKMDELVDRMTTRLGRVRVRRLIAADTHIPEQAQLALPAIDAPPPLPWEMPEPGEPPTRPFHLFDPPQPIEVIAEVPDGPPHQFRWRRATHAVRRYEGPERIAAEWWRRRDNAGLTRDYYRVEDAQGRRFWLFRHGLYEEKEHPLWYIHGVFA, encoded by the coding sequence ATGACGAACAAGTCTTCGGGCCGAATGCCGGCGAAGCGGCGCTATCTGGCGCTGTTCTTCCCCTGGCTGCCCGCCGAGCGGCTCTGCCGCACGGCGCCGCGGCCGCCTGACGCCCCGCTCGTCTTCGCCGAGAAGATACGCGGCGCGCTCCGCCTCGCGAGCGTCGACCGCGCCGCGCAGGCGGCCGGACTCACCCCCGGCATGCCGCTCGCCGACGCGCGCGCGCGGGTGCCCGAGCTGCTGGTCGTGGCGCACGACCCGGTCGCCGATGCCGCCTGGCTCGACCGGCTCGCGCTCGGCTGCAACCGCTACACGCCGCTCGTGGCGATCGACGCCCCCGACGGGCTGATCCTCGACATCGCGGGGGCCGAGCATCTGCTGGGCGGTGAGGCCGAACTGATCGACGATGTCGAGATGCGCCTCGGCCGCCTCGGCATGAGTGTGCGCATCGCGCTCGGCCCGACCGCCGATGCGGCGCGCGCGCTCGCGCGTTACCAGACGCGCCCCGCACCCGACGAGGCGCAGGCCGTGCGCCGCCTGCCCGTCGCCGCGCTCGAACTCGAAGCCGAGGCGACGACCGCGCTGGTGCGCGCGGGACTCAAGACGATCGGCGACCTCGCGAGCCGCCCGATGGCGAATATCGCCGCGCGCTTCGGCGCCGAGGCGGCGAGCGCTCTACGCCGCATCCTCGGCGACGCGCCGAGCCCGCTCGACCCGCGTATCGCCCCACCCCCCGTCGCGACCGAACGCCGCTTCGCCGAACCGCTCGGCAGCAGCGCGCATGCAACGAGGGTGCTCGCCGAACTGGTGGGCGAGGCGATGGGCGAGCTGGGCGAGCGCGGCAAGGGCGGACGTCATTTCCGCGCGACCTTCTTTCGCAGCGACGGCCTCGCGCGCGGCATCGAGATCGAGACCGGCCACCCGACGCGCGACACCGCGCTGGTGATGCGGCTCTTCGCTGAGCGCATGGACAGCCTCGCCGACCCGCTCGACCCCGGCTTCGGTTTCGACATGATCCGCCTCGCGGTGCCGCGGCTCGAGGCGCTCGGCGCGACGCAATTGAAGCTCGAAGGCGGCGCGGTGCGCGATGCGAAGATGGACGAACTCGTCGACCGGATGACGACGCGGCTGGGCCGCGTCCGCGTCCGGCGCCTGATCGCCGCCGACACGCATATCCCCGAACAGGCGCAGCTCGCGCTGCCCGCGATCGACGCGCCGCCGCCGCTGCCGTGGGAGATGCCCGAGCCCGGCGAACCACCGACGCGGCCCTTCCATCTGTTCGACCCGCCGCAGCCGATCGAGGTGATCGCCGAGGTCCCCGACGGCCCGCCGCACCAGTTCCGCTGGCGACGGGCGACCCACGCGGTGCGCCGCTATGAAGGCCCCGAACGCATCGCCGCCGAATGGTGGCGCCGCCGCGACAACGCCGGGCTGACGCGCGACTATTACCGCGTCGAAGATGCCCAAGGCCGCCGCTTCTGGCTGTTCCGTCACGGGCTGTATGAGGAGAAGGAGCATCCGCTCTGGTATATCCACGGGGTGTTCGCATGA
- a CDS encoding ImuA family protein, producing the protein MPHESHPSIAGLRRRLARITGEAEPRAETAGRLASGHADFDAALGGGLATERVHEFFAADALDASSAAAFVALLALRLPGPAPLVWLRTTDAGRRGGQLYAPGIAELGGDPDRLLLIEAPDPKLLLACANDAIRCAGSAAVIVESWGKFPLLDLTAGRRLALGARDAGTTLLMLRLNAVPSASVAETRWSVAAAPSRELEAHAPGAPAFDLELLRWRGGAAGGRWQMEWNHDEQVFGPNAGEAALSGAVLPLAARRAALPHGAAAA; encoded by the coding sequence ATGCCCCACGAGTCGCACCCTTCTATTGCCGGCCTGCGTCGGCGTCTCGCCCGGATCACCGGCGAGGCCGAGCCGCGCGCCGAAACGGCGGGGCGGCTGGCGAGCGGTCATGCGGACTTCGACGCCGCGCTCGGCGGCGGACTCGCGACGGAGCGCGTGCATGAATTTTTCGCCGCCGACGCACTCGACGCGAGCAGCGCCGCCGCCTTTGTCGCGCTGCTCGCGCTGCGCCTTCCCGGCCCGGCACCGCTGGTCTGGCTGCGCACCACCGATGCGGGCCGGCGCGGCGGGCAACTCTATGCGCCCGGCATCGCCGAACTTGGCGGCGATCCCGACCGGCTGCTGCTGATTGAGGCGCCCGATCCCAAATTGTTGCTCGCCTGCGCCAATGATGCGATCCGCTGCGCCGGATCGGCGGCGGTGATCGTCGAAAGCTGGGGCAAATTCCCGCTGCTCGACCTGACCGCGGGGCGGCGGCTCGCGCTCGGCGCGCGCGATGCGGGAACCACATTGCTGATGCTGCGGCTGAACGCGGTCCCCAGCGCAAGCGTCGCCGAAACGCGCTGGAGCGTCGCCGCCGCGCCGTCGCGCGAACTGGAAGCCCATGCGCCGGGCGCTCCCGCCTTCGACCTCGAACTGCTGCGCTGGCGCGGCGGCGCCGCGGGCGGGCGCTGGCAAATGGAATGGAACCATGACGAACAAGTCTTCGGGCCGAATGCCGGCGAAGCGGCGCTATCTGGCGCTGTTCTTCCCCTGGCTGCCCGCCGAGCGGCTCTGCCGCACGGCGCCGCGGCCGCCTGA
- a CDS encoding LysR family transcriptional regulator — protein sequence MDWDKLQYFLTVAQHGTLARAGAALQVDATTVSRQLSALEAGLQQTLFERAPGGFLLTAAGRALVPHAEAMAAAAARIRSAGDGGAALSGQLRISVSEGFGGNFIAPRLAGFVAAHPELEIDLVASSGFLNPSRREADMAVLLARPRKGPLITRKLSDYSLGLYAPADRTDWQAAVAATPLSRAGVPVIGYVPDILYAPELDYLGEIEPGLRAGVRSSSILAQRRMIAGGAGVGVLPCFLAANDPALVRVRPDQVIARAFWLALHRDVAPQPRIRAFIDWLDAEVRESRGLFVPG from the coding sequence ATGGACTGGGACAAGCTGCAATATTTCCTGACCGTCGCGCAGCATGGCACCCTCGCACGCGCCGGAGCGGCGCTGCAGGTCGATGCGACGACCGTCAGCCGCCAGCTGAGCGCGCTCGAGGCGGGGTTGCAACAGACATTGTTCGAACGCGCGCCGGGCGGTTTCCTGCTTACGGCGGCCGGCCGCGCGCTCGTCCCGCATGCCGAGGCGATGGCGGCGGCGGCGGCGCGCATCCGCTCGGCCGGCGACGGCGGCGCGGCGCTGTCGGGGCAATTGCGGATCAGCGTGTCCGAAGGGTTCGGGGGCAATTTCATCGCGCCGCGCCTCGCGGGTTTCGTCGCCGCGCATCCCGAGCTCGAGATCGACCTCGTCGCCTCGTCGGGGTTTTTGAACCCGTCGCGGCGCGAGGCCGATATGGCGGTGCTGCTCGCGCGGCCGCGAAAAGGCCCGCTGATCACGCGCAAATTGTCGGACTATAGCCTCGGTCTTTATGCGCCCGCCGACCGCACCGACTGGCAAGCGGCGGTCGCCGCGACCCCGCTGTCGCGCGCCGGGGTGCCGGTGATCGGCTATGTCCCCGACATCCTCTACGCCCCCGAACTCGACTATCTGGGCGAGATCGAGCCGGGGCTGCGCGCCGGGGTGCGCTCGTCGAGCATTCTCGCGCAAAGGCGGATGATCGCGGGCGGCGCCGGGGTCGGGGTTTTGCCTTGCTTCCTCGCCGCGAACGACCCCGCGCTGGTGCGGGTGCGACCCGACCAGGTCATCGCGCGCGCCTTCTGGCTCGCGCTTCACCGCGACGTCGCCCCGCAACCACGCATCCGCGCCTTCATCGACTGGCTCGACGCCGAGGTGCGCGAGAGCCGGGGGTTGTTCGTTCCGGGGTGA
- a CDS encoding CoA-acylating methylmalonate-semialdehyde dehydrogenase yields MRQIDHLIVGGAGGSSRRSPIFDPNNGNVQAEVALGDAALLDKAVAAAKAAQPGWAATNPQRRARVMFEFKRLVEANMDELAHLLSSEHGKVIADSKGDIQRGLEVIEFCCGIPHVLKGEYTQGAGPGIDVYSMRQPIGIGAGITPFNFPAMIPLWMSGVAIATGNAFLIKPSERDPSVPVRLAELFLEAGLPEGICQVVHGDKEMVDAILDHPDIGAVSFVGSSDIAHYVYNRGVANGKRVQAMGGAKNHGIVMPDADLDQVVNDLAGAAFGSAGERCMALPVVVPVGDETAERLKAKLIPAIEALRVGVSTDAEAHYGPVVTQAHKEKVEGWIQKCADEGAELVVDGRGFTLQGYEKGFFIGPTLFDHVTTDMESYKEEIFGPVLQIVRAPDFETALALPSKHQYGNGVAIFTRNGHAAREFAARVNVGMVGINVPIPVPVAYHSFGGWKRSAFGDTNQHGMEGVKFWTKVKTITARWPDGSPDGGNAFVIPTMG; encoded by the coding sequence ATGCGACAGATCGACCATCTTATCGTCGGCGGCGCCGGTGGCAGCAGCCGCCGCAGCCCGATCTTCGACCCCAACAACGGCAATGTGCAGGCCGAGGTCGCTTTGGGCGATGCGGCATTGCTCGACAAGGCGGTCGCCGCGGCGAAGGCGGCGCAGCCCGGCTGGGCCGCGACCAACCCGCAGCGCCGCGCGCGCGTGATGTTCGAATTCAAGCGCCTCGTCGAAGCGAACATGGACGAACTCGCGCATCTGCTGTCGAGCGAGCATGGCAAGGTGATCGCCGATTCGAAGGGCGACATCCAGCGCGGGCTCGAAGTCATCGAATTCTGCTGCGGCATCCCGCATGTGCTGAAGGGCGAATATACGCAGGGCGCCGGCCCCGGCATCGACGTCTATTCGATGCGCCAACCGATCGGCATCGGCGCGGGCATCACCCCGTTCAACTTCCCCGCGATGATTCCGCTGTGGATGTCCGGCGTCGCGATCGCGACCGGCAACGCCTTCCTGATCAAGCCCAGCGAGCGCGACCCCTCGGTCCCCGTCCGCCTCGCCGAACTCTTCCTCGAGGCCGGGCTGCCCGAGGGCATCTGCCAGGTCGTCCATGGCGACAAGGAAATGGTCGACGCGATCCTCGACCATCCCGATATCGGCGCGGTCAGCTTCGTCGGCTCGTCGGACATCGCGCATTATGTCTACAATCGCGGCGTCGCCAACGGCAAGCGCGTGCAGGCGATGGGTGGCGCGAAGAATCACGGCATCGTCATGCCCGACGCCGACCTCGACCAGGTGGTGAACGACCTTGCCGGCGCCGCCTTCGGCTCGGCGGGCGAGCGCTGCATGGCGCTTCCTGTGGTGGTCCCCGTCGGCGACGAGACCGCCGAGCGGCTGAAGGCCAAGCTGATCCCCGCGATCGAGGCGCTGCGCGTCGGCGTATCGACCGATGCCGAAGCGCATTACGGCCCGGTGGTGACGCAGGCGCACAAGGAAAAGGTCGAAGGCTGGATCCAGAAATGCGCCGACGAAGGCGCCGAACTGGTGGTCGATGGCCGCGGCTTCACGCTGCAGGGATATGAAAAGGGCTTCTTCATCGGCCCGACCCTGTTCGACCATGTCACCACCGACATGGAATCGTACAAGGAAGAGATTTTCGGCCCGGTGCTGCAGATCGTCCGCGCCCCCGATTTCGAAACCGCGCTGGCGCTGCCCTCGAAGCATCAATATGGCAATGGCGTCGCGATCTTCACGCGCAACGGCCATGCCGCGCGCGAATTCGCGGCGCGGGTCAACGTCGGCATGGTCGGCATCAACGTGCCGATCCCGGTGCCGGTCGCCTATCACAGCTTCGGCGGCTGGAAGCGTTCGGCGTTCGGTGACACCAACCAGCACGGCATGGAAGGCGTAAAATTCTGGACCAAGGTCAAGACGATCACCGCGCGCTGGCCCGACGGATCGCCCGACGGCGGCAATGCTTTCGTCATCCCGACGATGGGCTGA
- a CDS encoding polysaccharide deacetylase family protein: MLSSSRRWADTALLRRLFLPLLILLLLPVPAAAQKMIALSFDDAPRGRGAFFTPEERTARIIAELKKAEAPQAVFFVNPAAIGHGDGAHGEAQLAAYVAAGHVIANHSNSHPHLSGMTAEAYLADIDAAEVWLKGRPGYRPWFRFPFLDEGGKDKVKRDALRAGLAARGLRNGYVTAESSDWHLESLTIQAAKAGKPIDRAALGDLYVTWHVEAADYADGLMQKVIGRQPVQVMLLHETDLAALYIGDLVRALRGAGWTVVSADTAYADPIGALMPDVPSAQGTLTEALAWAAGVPAPRWYRYNDTALATAEFNAKVLHEGGGE, encoded by the coding sequence ATGCTTTCGTCATCCCGACGATGGGCTGACACCGCCTTGTTGCGGCGGCTGTTCCTGCCTCTGCTGATTCTGTTGCTGCTGCCGGTCCCGGCGGCGGCGCAGAAGATGATCGCGCTGTCGTTTGACGACGCGCCGCGCGGGCGCGGGGCTTTCTTCACGCCCGAGGAACGCACCGCGCGCATCATCGCCGAACTGAAAAAAGCGGAGGCGCCGCAGGCGGTGTTTTTCGTCAACCCGGCGGCGATCGGGCATGGCGACGGGGCGCATGGCGAGGCGCAGCTCGCGGCTTATGTCGCCGCGGGGCATGTCATCGCCAACCACAGCAACAGCCATCCGCATCTGAGCGGCATGACGGCCGAGGCCTATCTAGCCGACATCGATGCCGCCGAGGTCTGGCTCAAGGGCCGCCCCGGCTATCGCCCCTGGTTCCGCTTCCCCTTCCTCGACGAGGGCGGCAAGGACAAGGTCAAGCGTGACGCGCTGCGTGCGGGACTCGCGGCGCGCGGATTGCGCAATGGCTATGTCACCGCCGAATCGTCGGACTGGCATCTCGAATCGCTGACGATCCAGGCGGCGAAGGCGGGCAAGCCGATCGACCGCGCGGCACTCGGTGACCTCTATGTCACCTGGCATGTCGAGGCCGCCGACTATGCCGACGGGTTGATGCAGAAGGTCATCGGGCGCCAGCCGGTGCAGGTGATGCTGCTCCACGAAACCGACTTGGCCGCACTCTATATCGGCGACCTCGTCCGCGCGCTGCGGGGGGCGGGCTGGACCGTGGTCAGCGCCGACACCGCCTATGCCGACCCGATCGGCGCGCTGATGCCCGACGTGCCATCGGCGCAGGGCACGCTGACCGAGGCGCTCGCCTGGGCTGCCGGCGTGCCCGCACCGCGCTGGTATCGCTACAACGACACCGCGCTCGCGACCGCCGAATTCAATGCCAAGGTGCTGCACGAAGGGGGCGGCGAATGA
- a CDS encoding I78 family peptidase inhibitor — MDIRLLAIAAVLPLAACAGSDAPVESTPPPAEAACKADAAQSYVGQIATPDLGGAILKASGARTLRWGPPRSAMTMDYRIDRVNVMYDDAYKITQVTCG; from the coding sequence ATGGACATTCGCCTGCTCGCAATCGCCGCCGTCCTGCCGCTTGCCGCCTGTGCGGGCAGCGATGCGCCCGTCGAATCGACCCCGCCGCCTGCCGAAGCGGCCTGCAAGGCCGATGCCGCGCAATCCTATGTCGGCCAGATCGCAACCCCCGATCTTGGCGGCGCGATCCTCAAGGCATCGGGCGCGCGCACGCTTCGCTGGGGCCCGCCGCGTTCGGCGATGACAATGGACTACCGCATCGACCGCGTGAACGTCATGTATGACGACGCGTACAAGATCACGCAGGTCACCTGTGGCTGA
- a CDS encoding RidA family protein, with product MADASRRNHSSASPFEPVYGYSRAVRVGNRIDVAGCAPIEPDGSSTPGDAGAQAKRCLTIIREALEALGGAPADVVRTRMYITDPADADLVGRAHGAMFGDIRPASTMLVIPALIRPEWKVEIEAEAILIEKSA from the coding sequence GTGGCTGACGCGTCCCGGCGTAACCACTCTTCGGCGTCCCCATTCGAACCCGTTTACGGCTACAGCCGCGCGGTTCGGGTGGGCAACCGCATCGACGTCGCCGGCTGCGCGCCGATCGAACCCGACGGTTCGTCGACCCCCGGCGATGCCGGGGCGCAGGCCAAGCGCTGCCTGACGATCATCCGCGAGGCGCTGGAGGCGCTCGGCGGCGCACCCGCCGATGTCGTGCGCACGCGCATGTATATCACCGACCCCGCCGATGCCGATCTCGTCGGGCGCGCGCATGGCGCGATGTTCGGCGACATCCGCCCGGCATCGACGATGCTCGTCATCCCCGCGCTGATCCGCCCCGAGTGGAAAGTCGAAATCGAAGCCGAAGCCATCCTTATCGAGAAGAGCGCATGA
- a CDS encoding acyl-CoA dehydrogenase family protein has protein sequence MTDQFQLTDDQLAIQDMARKFTADRITPFAAEWDENNHYPVDVWKAAGELGFGAIYVAEESGGIGLGRMEAALIMEAMAYGCPATSAYVSIHNMATWMIDRFGGAEVKARFLPELVSMEKIASYCLTEPGSGSDAAALKTTAKKDGDHYVLNGTKQFISGAGYNDIYVCMVRTGEEKSKGISCLVIEKDTPGLSFGAPEKKLGWNASPTAQVIFEDCRVPVENLVGAEGDGFRFAMAGLDGGRLNIGACSLGGAQRCLDEAIAYTKDRQQFGQPIADFQNTQFMLADMATDLEASRALLYLAAAKVTANAPDKSRFSAMAKRLATDNGSKIVNDALQLFGGYGYLRDYPIERFWRDLRVHSILEGTNQVMRMIVGRDLLRQ, from the coding sequence ATGACCGACCAGTTTCAGCTTACCGACGACCAGCTCGCCATCCAGGACATGGCGCGCAAGTTCACCGCCGATCGCATCACGCCCTTCGCCGCCGAATGGGACGAAAATAACCATTATCCCGTCGACGTGTGGAAGGCGGCGGGCGAACTGGGTTTCGGCGCGATTTATGTCGCCGAGGAATCGGGCGGTATCGGGCTCGGCCGGATGGAGGCGGCGCTAATCATGGAGGCGATGGCCTATGGCTGTCCCGCGACCTCCGCCTATGTCTCGATCCACAATATGGCGACCTGGATGATCGACCGCTTCGGCGGCGCCGAGGTCAAGGCGCGCTTCCTGCCCGAGCTCGTCAGCATGGAAAAGATCGCGAGCTATTGCCTGACCGAACCGGGGTCGGGGTCCGACGCCGCGGCGCTCAAGACGACCGCGAAAAAGGATGGCGACCATTATGTGCTCAACGGCACCAAGCAGTTCATCTCGGGCGCCGGCTATAACGACATCTATGTCTGCATGGTGCGCACCGGCGAGGAGAAGTCGAAGGGCATCAGCTGCCTCGTCATCGAAAAGGACACCCCGGGCCTCAGCTTCGGCGCCCCCGAGAAAAAGCTCGGCTGGAATGCGTCCCCCACCGCGCAGGTGATCTTCGAGGATTGCCGCGTGCCGGTCGAAAATCTCGTCGGTGCCGAGGGCGACGGCTTCCGCTTCGCGATGGCGGGGCTCGACGGCGGCCGCCTCAACATCGGCGCCTGCTCGCTCGGCGGCGCGCAGCGCTGCCTCGACGAGGCGATCGCCTACACCAAGGACCGCCAGCAGTTCGGCCAGCCGATCGCCGATTTCCAGAACACGCAATTCATGCTCGCCGACATGGCGACCGACCTCGAAGCCTCGCGCGCCTTGCTCTATCTCGCGGCGGCGAAGGTCACCGCCAACGCCCCCGACAAGTCGCGCTTCTCGGCGATGGCGAAGCGGCTCGCGACCGACAACGGCAGCAAGATCGTCAACGACGCGCTGCAGCTGTTCGGCGGTTATGGCTATCTGCGCGATTATCCGATCGAGCGCTTCTGGCGCGACCTGCGCGTCCATTCGATCCTCGAAGGCACCAACCAGGTCATGCGGATGATCGTCGGACGGGACCTGCTGCGGCAGTAG
- a CDS encoding enoyl-CoA hydratase/isomerase family protein, whose translation MTEDILISTEGGAGRLSLNRPKAIHALNLDMVHAMTDALVAWKDDADVQAVLIDHSEGRGFCAGGDIAFLRNSALTDDGASGRRFFHDEYQLNHLLFTYAKPVVVFMDGITMGGGVGISLPAKYRVATENTRLAMPETGIGLFPDVGGGWYLSRLEGRVGPFLALTGARLDGAECLALGLATHYLPADKLAEAKARIAEHPDRIGGILGELSTTPPEAKIVAHIADINRLFASDRLEDILAALEADPGEWAAKELAALRTKSPQTCKVALRQLADSLDLPDFAANMAMEYRIGSRVLTRPDFAEGVRAVIVEKDNKPQWDPATAEGVDDDLIAAIFAPLPEQEEWKPL comes from the coding sequence ATGACCGAAGATATTCTCATCTCGACCGAAGGCGGCGCGGGCCGGCTGTCGCTCAACCGCCCCAAGGCGATCCACGCGCTCAATCTCGACATGGTCCACGCCATGACCGACGCGCTCGTCGCATGGAAAGACGATGCCGACGTGCAGGCGGTGCTGATCGATCACAGCGAGGGCCGCGGCTTCTGCGCCGGGGGCGACATCGCCTTCCTGCGCAATTCGGCGCTCACCGACGACGGCGCCTCGGGCCGCCGCTTCTTCCACGACGAGTACCAGCTCAACCACCTGCTCTTCACCTATGCCAAGCCCGTGGTCGTCTTCATGGATGGCATCACCATGGGCGGCGGGGTCGGCATTTCGCTGCCCGCCAAATATCGCGTCGCAACCGAGAATACCCGGCTCGCCATGCCCGAAACGGGGATCGGCCTGTTCCCCGACGTCGGCGGCGGCTGGTATCTCTCGCGGCTCGAAGGGCGCGTCGGTCCCTTCCTCGCGCTCACCGGCGCGCGGCTCGACGGCGCCGAATGCCTCGCGCTCGGCCTCGCGACCCATTATCTCCCGGCGGACAAGCTCGCCGAGGCCAAGGCGCGCATAGCCGAGCACCCCGACCGCATCGGTGGCATCCTCGGCGAATTGTCGACGACCCCGCCAGAGGCGAAAATCGTCGCGCATATCGCCGACATCAACCGCCTGTTCGCCTCCGACCGCCTGGAGGATATCCTCGCCGCGCTCGAAGCCGATCCGGGCGAATGGGCGGCGAAGGAACTCGCGGCGCTGCGCACCAAAAGCCCGCAGACATGCAAGGTCGCGCTGCGCCAGCTGGCAGACAGTCTCGATTTGCCCGATTTCGCCGCCAACATGGCGATGGAATATCGTATCGGCAGCCGCGTCCTGACCCGCCCCGACTTCGCCGAGGGCGTGCGCGCGGTGATCGTCGAAAAGGACAACAAGCCGCAATGGGATCCCGCGACGGCCGAAGGCGTGGACGACGACCTGATCGCCGCGATCTTCGCGCCGCTCCCCGAACAGGAAGAATGGAAACCGCTATGA
- a CDS encoding enoyl-CoA hydratase-related protein — translation MTYETILVEQKGAVTLVTLNRPQALNALNSGVLDDLIAAFAAFEADDSQRCAVLTGSGDKAFAAGADIKEMADKPAADFYLEDFFSKWTSDFVKKVRKPWIAAVNGFALGGGCELAMMADFIIASEKAKFGQPEIKLGVAPGMGGSQRLTRAVGKAKAMEMCLTGRMMDGAEAERSGLVARVVSHENLLEEALKTATAIASMPPMAAMVNKDMVNAAYETTLDQGLIYERRLFQILAATEDKAEGMAAFIEKREGVWKGR, via the coding sequence ATGACCTACGAAACCATCCTCGTCGAACAAAAGGGCGCGGTGACGCTCGTCACGCTGAACCGTCCGCAGGCGCTGAACGCGCTGAACTCGGGCGTGCTCGACGACCTGATCGCGGCCTTTGCGGCGTTCGAAGCCGACGACAGCCAGCGCTGCGCGGTCCTCACCGGATCGGGCGACAAGGCCTTCGCCGCAGGCGCCGACATCAAGGAAATGGCCGACAAGCCCGCCGCCGATTTCTACCTCGAAGATTTCTTCTCGAAATGGACGAGCGACTTCGTGAAGAAGGTCCGCAAGCCGTGGATCGCCGCGGTCAACGGTTTCGCGCTCGGTGGCGGCTGCGAACTTGCGATGATGGCCGACTTCATCATCGCCAGCGAGAAAGCGAAATTCGGCCAGCCCGAAATCAAGCTCGGCGTCGCCCCCGGCATGGGCGGGTCGCAGCGGCTGACCCGCGCCGTCGGCAAGGCGAAGGCGATGGAAATGTGCCTCACCGGCCGGATGATGGACGGCGCCGAGGCCGAGCGTTCGGGCCTCGTCGCGCGCGTCGTGAGCCATGAAAACCTGCTCGAGGAAGCCCTCAAGACCGCCACCGCGATCGCAAGCATGCCGCCGATGGCCGCGATGGTGAACAAGGACATGGTCAACGCCGCCTATGAAACCACGCTCGACCAGGGGCTGATCTACGAACGCCGCCTGTTCCAGATCCTCGCCGCGACCGAGGATAAGGCCGAAGGCATGGCCGCCTTCATCGAGAAGCGCGAAGGCGTGTGGAAGGGGCGGTAG
- the mmsB gene encoding 3-hydroxyisobutyrate dehydrogenase → MKIAFIGLGNMGGGMAANLAKAGHEVRAFDLSEEALARAVEAGCTRAASAAEAVTGAEAVVTMLPAGKHVASVYEGDVFPNAAPGTLLLDCSTIDVATARSNIEAATAKGLVAVDAPVSGGIAAANAGTLTFMVGGTGEGFARAEPILARMGKAVIHAGDAGAGQGAKICNNMLLGASMIATCETLALAQKLGLDPQKFFDIASVSSGQCWSLTSYAPLPGVGPVTPADNGYAGGFAAALMLKDLRLAMEAAESVGATVPISSHARDLYEAFVAADRDGRDFSAIIQTL, encoded by the coding sequence ATGAAAATCGCCTTTATCGGACTCGGCAATATGGGCGGCGGCATGGCCGCGAACCTCGCCAAGGCGGGCCATGAGGTCCGCGCCTTCGACCTCAGCGAAGAAGCGCTCGCGCGCGCGGTCGAGGCGGGCTGCACCCGCGCCGCATCGGCCGCCGAAGCGGTGACCGGTGCCGAAGCCGTCGTCACCATGCTCCCCGCCGGCAAGCATGTCGCGAGCGTCTACGAAGGCGACGTCTTCCCCAATGCCGCGCCGGGGACCTTGCTGCTCGACTGCTCGACGATCGACGTCGCGACCGCGCGCTCGAACATCGAAGCCGCCACCGCCAAGGGCCTCGTTGCGGTCGACGCGCCAGTGTCGGGCGGCATCGCGGCCGCCAATGCCGGGACGTTGACCTTCATGGTCGGCGGCACCGGCGAGGGCTTCGCGCGCGCCGAACCGATCCTTGCCAGGATGGGCAAGGCGGTGATCCATGCCGGCGACGCGGGCGCGGGGCAGGGGGCGAAGATCTGCAACAACATGCTGCTCGGCGCCTCGATGATCGCGACGTGCGAAACGCTTGCGCTCGCGCAGAAGCTCGGACTCGATCCGCAGAAATTCTTCGACATCGCCAGCGTGTCGTCGGGGCAGTGCTGGTCGCTGACCAGCTACGCACCGCTTCCCGGCGTCGGCCCGGTGACCCCTGCCGACAATGGCTATGCCGGCGGCTTCGCCGCGGCGCTGATGCTCAAGGACTTGCGCCTCGCGATGGAGGCGGCAGAAAGTGTGGGTGCGACGGTCCCGATCAGCAGCCACGCACGCGATTTGTATGAGGCGTTCGTTGCGGCCGACAGGGACGGCCGCGACTTTTCGGCGATCATCCAGACGCTCTAA